In Chloroflexia bacterium SDU3-3, the genomic stretch CTAATCACTTCTTCCGTCATGGTTGCCGTCCTTGCTGTACAAGTAGAGACGCAGAGTCATGGTGGTGCCGCCGTGCGACGAGTTGACCTCGTAGTCGTCGACCAGGGTCGAGATCAGGTACATCCCGAAGCCCCGGTGCATGCCGCTGTCGAGGTTGCCCTCTTCGATCACCCGCCGCGAAAAATCGATCCGCTCGACGCCCTCGCCCTCATCGCTGATCCGCACTTCGAGCTTCTCGTTGTCGAGCGAAAACATCACCTCGACCAGCTTGTGCGACTGATGCTGGTTGCCATGGTCGATAGCGTTGTTGACCGCCTCGCTCACCGCCAGCTTCAGATCTTCTATTCGCTCGGGGGCCAGCCCCACCGCCTCGCCTAGCTCCGCCGCACTCGCCCGCACCACACGTTCAAAGATCGGATTGGATGGGATATTGACAAATATTCGTTGCATCGACATCGAGACTCTCCAAAGCACACAGCAGGTAGCGCTGGGTTTGCTGTTGCTCATGCCGCCGTCGCTACCGGCAGCACAGGTGGCTATGGTGCTAGCCTACTGCCGAGATGCCATGCGCCCGCAGGCGTGGCGTTCGAGTGGCCACCAGTGAACGGTCGCTGCCGGTAAGGTGATCATAGCGCCGCAGGTACGCTTTGCCAAGCGAGATATTGCCGATCTGCAGGTAGGCCGCCCCTAGGTAGTAGAGCGCCTGGGCGTGCCGCGGGTTGCGCCGCAGCACTTTTTCGAACAGTGGGATGGCGCGCGCTGGCTCAAGCAGCTCTTTGTAGCAGAGGCCCAGCATGAAGTTGGTCTCGATGTCTTCGGGCCAGAAGTGCAGCACGTTGGCGAACTCGCGGGCGGCTAGGTCGTGTCGCCCGCGCCGCAGGTACATGTACCCCAGGTCGTAGCGCAGCGAGTGGGCGTCGGGGGCGAGCTCCACCGCCTTGCGCCACGCCGCGATCGCCCAGTTCTCGTTGCCGAGGTTGGTGTACATAAAGCCAAGCAGGTAGTGCGACTGCGCGTCGCGCGGCAGCAGCTGTACGGCGCGCTCGAACGCTCGCACCGCCGCTGTGCTCTTGCCCATGTCGTAGAGCAGCTTGCCCATGCTCAGGAACAGCTTGCCATTCCCGGGGTGCAGCTTGGCGCACTCGAATAGGATCTGGTAGGCCTGGCGCGGGTTCTTCTCCAGTTTGGCGATAGCGCTCATGCGCATCTGGGCGTCGACATAGAATTTGTTCTGGGGTGGGATGTGCCGATACTCATCCATCGCCAGGTCGAGCTTGCGCGCCCGCGCCAGCAGGTTGCCCAGCATATAGCGCGCGCGCTGCTCCTGGGGCCGCCACTGCAGCAGGGCGCGGTAGATCCGCTCGGCCTCCTCTTCGTAGCCCTGGGCCTTGAGGTCGTCGCTCAGGCGGTAGTACCACTGCGCCACCTCGGCCTCGGAGCGGTGCACCAGCACCTCATCCTGCACCTCGGGCGAGATAAAGGTTGGCTCGACCCGCAGCGCCTCGGTGAAGCAGCGCTGGGCCATCTCGTGCGCGCCATGGCTCTGGTGCATCAGCCCCATGTAGTAGCGCGGCTCGGCGGCCTGGGGGCGGGCCTCGCAGGCCTGCTGGTAGTGGATGTAGGCGCGGCCCGCGTCGTCGAGCCGCTGGTAGCAACGCCCGAGCGAGAAGTGGGCTTCGTAGAGCGCGGGGTTGTGGTCGAGCGCCTCTTTAAAGGCGGACACCGCGCGGTCGAGCTGGCCGCGCGCAGCGAAGGCCACGCCCAGGTTGTAGTGCGCCTCGGCCAGCTGCGGGTCGGTCTGCACCGACTCAAGGTACTCGCGCAGCGACGCCGCCCAGTCATCCTGAAAGGCCAGCGCGTTACCGATGTAGAGATAGATGATCGCGCGCTCGCGGTCAAATATCTGCGCCTGCTCCTCGCCCTCGACATAGGCAGCGATCAATGCGGCTTTGAAATGCTCAATGGCATCGGCGTATGACGCTCGCAGGTAGGCGCGAATACCTTGGCTGAACGCCGCGCCAAGGCGCGTCCCAGCCATAAAGCGCTCGCTCCCTGAGAAGGTATCTAGGTCGAGCGGCATGAAAATGAGTGGTTCGTTAGCCGTCATCGCACACTCCAGACCGGGCAATAAGAAACAATTGCAGTTAAAATCGTTACACTGAAGGCGCGCCCGGTGCCCTACTTGTACTCCTCCAGCACCAGGCGCATCTGGCCATGTAGCTCCCGCGCGAGCCCCCGCCCAAACTGGGCCTGGGTGCGCCGCACCAGATCTGGTATGATCTCCGCCCACCCCTTCGCAGGCGTATCATCGCTGGGCCAGGGCAGCTGGGCGATAAACTCGCCCCCCCGCTCGTGCCCGAGCACATCCTTGATCACCAGCCGCAGCTCCTCGCCGAGCCGCGCGCAGCGCCGTCGCACCACCACCAGGGTGATATCGTCGGCCTGCATGTTTTCGCTCCACTGCCGCAGCTCCTGCAGCAGCCGCGCGACAATCGCGCGGGGGCGCTGGCCGGCGGTCTCGGCTAGCACGCGCTGCAGTCGGTCGTCGCCATACATCTCGCCGCTGTGGTTCATCGCCTCCACCACCCCATCGGTGAAGAAGAAGACGGTGTCGCCGTGGTGCAGCTGGTAGGCCTCCTCGCGGTAGTCGCTCTCGGCATCAACCCCCAGCGGCAGCCCGGTCAGCTCGACCTCGCGGAGCGTCCCGTCGATCACGATCGGGAAGTTGTGCCCGGCGTTGGCGATCCGCAGCGATCCTGTCTCCAGGTCGAGCAGGGTGTAGAGCATAGTCACCATCCCTTGGGGGATGTCGGCCAGCACCCCGCGGTTCACCTCGGCCAGCGTGACGCCGGGCTTCATACCCTTGCGTGCCTCGTGGCGGAACACCGTGCGGGCGACAGCCATACGCAGCGCGGCGGGCAGGCCCTTCCCCGAGACATCGCCGATCATGATGCCGTGGATATGGCCGTCGAAGCTCAGGAAGTCGTAGAGGTCGCCGCCCAGGTCGCGCGCGGGCAGCGACACAGCGCTGATCTCCCAGCCGGGCAGCTGCGGCACCGCCTCAAGCAGCAGGCCCTGCTGGATGTCGCGCGCCAGCAGCAGCTCCTGCTCGATCTCGGCTTGGCGCTGCGCCTCGGCGGGGGCTGGCTGCTCGGGCTGGGGGCGCTGCCGCCGCATCGGGCCGCTGCCGATATGCCCCAGCAGGCTTGCCCGTGCCGCGCTGCGCTGTCCCATTTGTTTCGTGCTTATTGGCATGTGCTACTATAAGAGATAGCAAAAGGGCCTGCCGCCCTTTGTACTACTCGCTGATCTGCCGCGAAAGCTGTGCAATCTGCCGTTGGCAGGTGTCGTGCAGCCATTGGACTGCCACCCCATCCACCAGAAGGTCGGGTGGGTAGGGCCTGAGCTTCCAGAGCGTGTTGCGATACTCGCGGAGCGCATGTTCCTTCCGATTTCGGCGCTGGTATGCCTCGGCGAGATAGAAAGAGACGAGCGGGGCTGCCGAGTTGAGGTATCGCGCGCGTTCAAGCTGGGTGATGGCCTCATCCCACATACCCTGTCGGCTATATAGTATACCAAGCAGCAGGGCTGCTTCGTCGCTCATCGGCGCGATCTCGATCACGCGCTGCGCCTCGGCGAGCGCCTGGTCGATCTGCCCTCGGTCGGCGTGGGCGCGTGCGATCAGGGTGATGGCCTCGGCGGCGTAGGGTGCGTGCGGCGGGATCTGCCGCAAGATATCCAGAGCCTGCTCGGTCTTGCCCTCCTCGATATAGGCCCGCCCTTGCCTGAGGGCCTCAAGGTCGCTGGGCGCCTGGGCCACGGTGGGCCTGGGCGCGGCCTTGGGCTTGGGCGCGGCTGGCCGGGGCAGCCGGGGCCGCGCCTGTGGCGCTGGCCGCTGCGCCTCAGGCGCGGGCTGCGGCTTTGGTGCGGCGGCCGCCCGCTGGGCGGGGCGAGTATCTTTGTAGTAAACGTAGGCCCCCAGAACTTCTCGCGTATGGAACGCCTCGAACATGTTCCACAGCGTCTCGGAAAACCCGAGGCAGAGCATGCCTCCCTCGGGGAGCTTGCTGTAGAGCTGGTTGAGGAACGCCCGTGACGTGGCCAGCTGGAAGTAGATGATCACGTTCTGGCAAAACACGATATCGATCGTGCCCACGCGGTCGGGAAGTGGCTCCAGCAGGTTCAGCCGCTCGAACTGCACCATAGATTGCACCCGGCTGTTGACCTTCAGTGCGTCGCCGCTCGGCTCGAAATAGCGTTGTAAAAGTGCTGGCTCGACCTGCGAGATCGACCGACCGGCATACAGCCCCTCGCGGGCGATCTCCAGCGCGACATCGCTCAGGTCGGTTGCCCAGATCTCGACTGGGCGATTGTGAAATGGCAGCGCTTGCAGCGCGGTGATGGCCAGCGAGTATGCCTCTTCGCCCGTCGAGCAGCCCGCGCTCCAGATCCGGATCGGCTCGCCCTTGGGCTTCTTGCGGTGGAGCTCAGGGATGAGTACCTCTTGAAGTGCCCGGATGTGGGGCTGGTTGCGAAAGAAGTAGGTCTCGTGGTTGAGCACCAGCTCGGCCAGCCTGCGCAGCTCGTCGCGCTCGGCCCGCAGATTGCGCTCGTAGGCGGTGTAGCTGCTGCCAGTGGTCTGAAGCCGCTGCGCGACTGCCTGCTCAAGCACCCGCTGACGCGCCGTATCGAGATACACCCCACAAAATATCGCAAGCAGATCGCGAAGCCGCTCGAACTCATCGGGTGCAAGCGGGTATCGGGCCACTGCTTGAAGCTGCGCTGCTCGCGCATGGATCGATACAGATTTTTTGATCGGGCGCGCCATGTTTTTCTCAGTGTAGAGGGTATTGGTACAGGTGTAAAGTACCTGATTGTACCATTTGTTGGGAGATAGTACTACAACCGGCAGATAATCCCGTTGAATACTATCTCGGGTCGTTTGCTTCTTTGACAAGCTGTACGAGCCTAGCGGCGATCTGGGCGATCGGCAGGATCTCCGCCGCTGCGCCAAGGTCGATTGCGGCCTTGGGCATGCCAAAGATCGCGCTGGTGGCCTCATCCTGGGCGATGGTGTGGCCGCCCGCGCGGCGGATCGTCATCATGCCGTAGGCGCCATCGCGGCCCATTCCCGTGAGCAGCACGCCGATGCAGCGCTGGCCGTAGACAGCGGCGGCGGCCTGCATGGCCACATCGACCGAGGGGCACTGCAGCAGCACCGAGTTGCGGCTCAGGTGGATGCGGCCATCCTGCTGCAGTAGCAGGTCACGGCGGTCGGGGGCGATCAGCACCACGCCGGGTTTCAGCTCCATTTCCTCCTGGGCCAGCACCACTGGTAGTCGGCAGTGCAGGGCCAGCCACTCGGCCATGCCGCCGCTGAATCCCTCGGCGATGTGCTGCACCACCACCACCGCCGCGTGCAAATCGGCTGGCAGTGCGCTGAGGATCTGGTTTACGGCTCGCGGCCCGCCAGTGCTGGCCCCGATCATGATCAGCGGGAAGGTGGCGTGAAAGGCCAGCTTGGGCGTTGGGGCCGCCTGGATGGGGGTGGGCGCGGGGGCCACGCGGGCGTAGCTCGCGCGGATGGGAGGCGCAGTGGTGGGGGCGGGTGTTTTTGCTGCCATAGCTTGGTTGAGCTCTTCGGTCTTGCGGCGCCCGCGCAGATGCCGCACCACCTTCACTCGCGCCAGCAGTTTGACGCGGCGGATGAGGTCGTGGGCCTGCTTGCCGAGCGCCATCGGATCGTTGCCTGCGGGTTTCTCGACAATATCAAGCGCGCCGGCCCCCAGCATTTTGAAGGTGATGTCTACGTCGTGCTGGGCCAGCGCGGTAAGCACGAGGATGGGGGTGGGGCAGTAGGCCATCAGGTGCTGGGTGGTGGCCAGGCCATCCATCACCGGCATGCGCACATCCATCGTCACCACATCGGGCCGCAGGCGCTCGACCAGTTCGATGGCGATCTGCCCGTTCCAGGCCGTCCCAACAACCTGAATAGCCGGGTCTTGCTCCAGCAAGCCGGTCAGCACCCGCTGCATCAGCGGAGAATCATCGACGATGACAACGCGAATCTGCCCTGCCATTATTGCATCTCAAGGATGAGTTTGACCCGATTGGGCAGGTTCAGCAGATCGACATCTTTGTTCAGGTAGTCGTCGACCCCGGCTTCGAATGCCGCGTGCTTGTCGTCGCTGGATGTGAGCATGATAATGCGCAGGTCGTCGAGGGCTGGGTCGTCGCGTAGCCGCCTGCATACCTCGTACCCATCGATCCCTGGCATCTGGACATCGAGCACCATCAGATCTGGTACGGCGGTCGCGATCTTTTCCAGCGCCTCTTCGCCGCTGTGGGCCAGATCGACCTCGTAGCCATACATCTGCAGACGCATTTTTACGATGTCGGTGACGAGCTTGCTATCATCGACCACTAGAATT encodes the following:
- a CDS encoding ATP-binding protein, yielding MQRIFVNIPSNPIFERVVRASAAELGEAVGLAPERIEDLKLAVSEAVNNAIDHGNQHQSHKLVEVMFSLDNEKLEVRISDEGEGVERIDFSRRVIEEGNLDSGMHRGFGMYLISTLVDDYEVNSSHGGTTMTLRLYLYSKDGNHDGRSD
- a CDS encoding tetratricopeptide repeat protein, translated to MTANEPLIFMPLDLDTFSGSERFMAGTRLGAAFSQGIRAYLRASYADAIEHFKAALIAAYVEGEEQAQIFDRERAIIYLYIGNALAFQDDWAASLREYLESVQTDPQLAEAHYNLGVAFAARGQLDRAVSAFKEALDHNPALYEAHFSLGRCYQRLDDAGRAYIHYQQACEARPQAAEPRYYMGLMHQSHGAHEMAQRCFTEALRVEPTFISPEVQDEVLVHRSEAEVAQWYYRLSDDLKAQGYEEEAERIYRALLQWRPQEQRARYMLGNLLARARKLDLAMDEYRHIPPQNKFYVDAQMRMSAIAKLEKNPRQAYQILFECAKLHPGNGKLFLSMGKLLYDMGKSTAAVRAFERAVQLLPRDAQSHYLLGFMYTNLGNENWAIAAWRKAVELAPDAHSLRYDLGYMYLRRGRHDLAAREFANVLHFWPEDIETNFMLGLCYKELLEPARAIPLFEKVLRRNPRHAQALYYLGAAYLQIGNISLGKAYLRRYDHLTGSDRSLVATRTPRLRAHGISAVG
- a CDS encoding serine/threonine-protein phosphatase, translating into MGQRSAARASLLGHIGSGPMRRQRPQPEQPAPAEAQRQAEIEQELLLARDIQQGLLLEAVPQLPGWEISAVSLPARDLGGDLYDFLSFDGHIHGIMIGDVSGKGLPAALRMAVARTVFRHEARKGMKPGVTLAEVNRGVLADIPQGMVTMLYTLLDLETGSLRIANAGHNFPIVIDGTLREVELTGLPLGVDAESDYREEAYQLHHGDTVFFFTDGVVEAMNHSGEMYGDDRLQRVLAETAGQRPRAIVARLLQELRQWSENMQADDITLVVVRRRCARLGEELRLVIKDVLGHERGGEFIAQLPWPSDDTPAKGWAEIIPDLVRRTQAQFGRGLARELHGQMRLVLEEYK
- a CDS encoding tetratricopeptide repeat protein — translated: MARPIKKSVSIHARAAQLQAVARYPLAPDEFERLRDLLAIFCGVYLDTARQRVLEQAVAQRLQTTGSSYTAYERNLRAERDELRRLAELVLNHETYFFRNQPHIRALQEVLIPELHRKKPKGEPIRIWSAGCSTGEEAYSLAITALQALPFHNRPVEIWATDLSDVALEIAREGLYAGRSISQVEPALLQRYFEPSGDALKVNSRVQSMVQFERLNLLEPLPDRVGTIDIVFCQNVIIYFQLATSRAFLNQLYSKLPEGGMLCLGFSETLWNMFEAFHTREVLGAYVYYKDTRPAQRAAAAPKPQPAPEAQRPAPQARPRLPRPAAPKPKAAPRPTVAQAPSDLEALRQGRAYIEEGKTEQALDILRQIPPHAPYAAEAITLIARAHADRGQIDQALAEAQRVIEIAPMSDEAALLLGILYSRQGMWDEAITQLERARYLNSAAPLVSFYLAEAYQRRNRKEHALREYRNTLWKLRPYPPDLLVDGVAVQWLHDTCQRQIAQLSRQISE
- the cheB gene encoding chemotaxis-specific protein-glutamate methyltransferase CheB translates to MAGQIRVVIVDDSPLMQRVLTGLLEQDPAIQVVGTAWNGQIAIELVERLRPDVVTMDVRMPVMDGLATTQHLMAYCPTPILVLTALAQHDVDITFKMLGAGALDIVEKPAGNDPMALGKQAHDLIRRVKLLARVKVVRHLRGRRKTEELNQAMAAKTPAPTTAPPIRASYARVAPAPTPIQAAPTPKLAFHATFPLIMIGASTGGPRAVNQILSALPADLHAAVVVVQHIAEGFSGGMAEWLALHCRLPVVLAQEEMELKPGVVLIAPDRRDLLLQQDGRIHLSRNSVLLQCPSVDVAMQAAAAVYGQRCIGVLLTGMGRDGAYGMMTIRRAGGHTIAQDEATSAIFGMPKAAIDLGAAAEILPIAQIAARLVQLVKEANDPR
- a CDS encoding response regulator, which gives rise to MADRILVVDDSKLVTDIVKMRLQMYGYEVDLAHSGEEALEKIATAVPDLMVLDVQMPGIDGYEVCRRLRDDPALDDLRIIMLTSSDDKHAAFEAGVDDYLNKDVDLLNLPNRVKLILEMQ